In Bacteroidota bacterium, a single genomic region encodes these proteins:
- a CDS encoding glycosyltransferase family 4 protein translates to MKIGIEGQRLFRVKKHGMDMVALELINYLQEIDHENEYVVFVKPDEDKHCLKQTKNFKIVELAGGPYPTWEQFALPKAARAEGCDILHCTSNTAPINTKIPLIITLHDIIYMESIAIFKKGGTWYQKIGNMYRRYVVPKNIKKSKKIITVSKFERDRIKGFFGHSKNDNRLVAIYNGVSEHFRQIDDKQELARVKALYNLPDKFIFFLGNTDPKKNTPNVLKAFSDFIKTSDEKIPLLMLDFGAGYLEKILADIGHKDLMEHIMLTGYIKNTDLPAIYNLCELFLYPSMRESFGIPILEAMKSGAPVITSNTSSMPEISGGNAYIVDPTKPEEITKGIHKILSDKNYRDDIVQRGLKQAEKFSWRTMAEEVLELYKEVYKQTH, encoded by the coding sequence ATGAAGATAGGTATTGAAGGTCAACGACTATTTCGTGTAAAAAAGCACGGAATGGACATGGTAGCTCTTGAGCTTATAAACTATTTGCAAGAGATCGATCACGAAAATGAATACGTGGTATTTGTAAAACCGGATGAGGACAAACACTGTTTAAAGCAAACAAAAAACTTTAAGATTGTTGAATTAGCCGGAGGCCCCTATCCAACATGGGAACAATTTGCATTACCAAAAGCAGCGCGTGCAGAAGGTTGCGATATATTACATTGTACCAGTAACACAGCTCCAATCAATACAAAAATACCTTTGATTATCACTTTGCATGATATCATCTACATGGAAAGCATAGCTATTTTCAAAAAGGGAGGCACCTGGTATCAAAAAATCGGGAATATGTATCGCCGATATGTGGTACCTAAAAACATTAAAAAGAGTAAAAAAATCATCACAGTTTCAAAATTTGAACGTGATAGAATCAAAGGCTTTTTCGGTCATTCAAAAAATGATAATCGACTTGTTGCCATTTATAACGGAGTGAGCGAACATTTTCGACAAATAGATGATAAACAAGAATTGGCCCGAGTTAAAGCTTTATATAATTTACCTGATAAATTTATTTTCTTCCTTGGAAATACCGATCCAAAAAAGAATACGCCAAATGTATTAAAAGCTTTTTCTGATTTTATTAAAACCTCAGATGAAAAAATCCCTTTACTCATGTTGGACTTTGGGGCAGGCTATCTTGAAAAAATCCTTGCCGATATCGGACATAAAGATTTGATGGAACACATTATGCTCACAGGATATATCAAAAACACCGATTTACCTGCCATCTATAATTTATGTGAGCTATTTCTTTATCCTTCGATGAGAGAAAGCTTTGGGATCCCTATTCTTGAAGCAATGAAAAGCGGGGCACCCGTAATAACTTCCAACACCTCTTCGATGCCCGAAATTTCAGGAGGAAATGCATATATTGTTGACCCGACTAAACCCGAGGAAATCACTAAAGGAATTCACAAAATCCTTTCTGATAAAAATTACAGGGATGATATTGTACAAAGGGGCTTGAAACAAGCTGAAAAATTCTCATGGAGAACGATGGCTGAAGAAGTACTCGAATTATATAAAGAGGTTTATAAACAAACACATTAA
- a CDS encoding glycosyltransferase, which produces MIKDRDIIVYGLQPFDLGIASTCKYTALEMSKNNRVLYVNSPLQRKFAMFHKDLPEVQKRLKILKGEAPDLEQINDKMWTLYPRTMSESINWIKSVSIFNFFNKINDKRFARKIKETADKLGFKNYLLFNDNSMITGFYLKELLKPDVFIYLLRDAVILVPYHAYHGSRLQPQIIAKADITVTNSDYFAEYARQTNPNSYMIGQGCDLSRYNDDDGKLEIPGDLKGIKKPIIGYVGFLTEIRLDIEVLVHIAEQRTDWNLVLVGPEDEAFKKSKLHQLSNVIFLGRKDPSELAAYIKGFDVALNPQIVNPITDINYPLKIDEYLAMGKPTVATKTTFMAYFKDITYLPSTKEEYIIEIDKALKEDSPELAKKRIAVASSHSWGNFVDQIYNHINDLYKKRKQ; this is translated from the coding sequence ATGATAAAAGATCGTGATATAATAGTTTATGGTTTACAACCTTTCGATTTGGGAATTGCAAGCACCTGCAAATATACTGCACTGGAAATGTCGAAAAACAACAGGGTTCTCTATGTTAATTCGCCACTGCAGCGAAAATTCGCCATGTTTCATAAAGACTTGCCCGAAGTTCAAAAACGGCTTAAAATATTAAAGGGTGAAGCTCCTGATCTGGAACAAATCAACGATAAAATGTGGACCTTGTATCCAAGGACAATGTCTGAATCGATCAATTGGATAAAATCTGTATCTATATTTAATTTCTTTAATAAAATAAACGATAAAAGATTTGCTCGAAAAATAAAGGAAACTGCCGATAAACTAGGGTTTAAAAACTACTTGCTGTTTAATGATAATTCGATGATTACCGGTTTTTATTTAAAAGAATTATTAAAACCCGATGTATTTATTTATTTACTAAGAGATGCCGTTATATTGGTTCCATACCATGCCTATCACGGAAGTCGTTTACAGCCCCAAATTATTGCCAAAGCCGATATCACAGTCACTAATTCTGATTATTTTGCTGAATATGCACGACAAACCAATCCCAACTCTTATATGATTGGTCAGGGTTGCGATTTAAGCAGATACAATGATGATGATGGAAAATTAGAAATTCCTGGTGACTTAAAAGGGATTAAAAAGCCCATTATTGGTTATGTCGGCTTCCTCACTGAAATCAGACTTGATATTGAGGTATTGGTTCACATAGCTGAACAAAGAACTGATTGGAACCTGGTATTGGTTGGGCCTGAAGATGAAGCATTCAAAAAAAGCAAACTGCATCAATTATCAAACGTTATTTTCTTGGGAAGAAAAGATCCCAGTGAATTGGCGGCATACATTAAAGGTTTTGATGTTGCCTTAAATCCTCAAATAGTAAATCCGATTACCGATATAAATTATCCGCTTAAAATAGATGAATATTTGGCTATGGGAAAACCTACCGTTGCTACTAAAACCACATTCATGGCCTATTTTAAAGACATTACTTATTTACCATCAACAAAAGAAGAATATATTATCGAAATCGATAAGGCTCTAAAAGAAGATTCACCGGAATTAGCTAAAAAAAGAATTGCGGTTGCATCTAGTCATTCGTGGGGTAATTTTGTTGATCAAATTTATAATCACATCAACGATTTGTATAAGAAAAGAAAACAATAA
- a CDS encoding glycosyltransferase — protein MIKGKDIIVHGLQSLDSPIGSNCVNLAYEFAKKNRVLYVNYPLDRLTSIRHRSDSLVKKRLSIIKGKENGLVRINDSMWNLFPDVILESINQISFRPLFNLLNNLNNKKYAKSITQAIRKLEFKDYIIFNDSDFTRALNFKDILKPKVSVYYTRDNMRATDYFRMHGAKFEDALMQKSDLVVANSVYLQQIAKKVNQHSYYVGQGCDLTLFNPNTVKEIPSELNDIKKPMIGYIGALKSSRLDIKTIAHIAKAKPNWSIVLVGPEDEQFKSSDLHRLKNVHFIGSRPMDKLPNYLLSFDVAFNPQALNPLTIGNYPRKIDEYLAMGKAVVATKTETMEVFKDYCYLASDNEEYVQLIEKALVENNNERTLARIKFAESHSWENNVNEIYRSILKVAPNI, from the coding sequence ATGATAAAAGGGAAAGACATTATCGTACATGGATTGCAAAGCCTTGATTCTCCAATTGGGAGTAACTGCGTGAATCTTGCCTATGAGTTTGCAAAAAAAAACAGGGTACTTTATGTCAATTATCCACTTGATAGGCTTACCAGTATTCGACATCGGTCCGATTCTCTTGTTAAAAAGCGATTGAGCATCATAAAAGGCAAGGAAAATGGATTGGTTAGAATTAATGATTCGATGTGGAATTTGTTTCCCGATGTTATACTTGAATCAATCAACCAAATTAGCTTTAGACCCCTTTTCAACCTTCTAAATAATTTAAATAATAAGAAATACGCGAAATCGATAACTCAAGCTATACGAAAACTTGAATTTAAAGATTATATCATTTTTAACGATAGTGATTTCACGAGAGCCTTAAACTTTAAAGATATTTTAAAACCTAAAGTTAGTGTTTACTATACACGTGATAATATGCGGGCAACGGATTATTTCCGCATGCATGGCGCAAAATTTGAAGACGCTTTAATGCAAAAATCTGATTTGGTTGTTGCAAACTCAGTTTATCTTCAGCAAATAGCAAAAAAAGTTAATCAGCATTCTTATTATGTAGGCCAAGGATGTGATCTGACCCTATTCAATCCAAATACAGTAAAAGAAATTCCTTCTGAATTAAATGATATTAAAAAACCAATGATCGGCTATATTGGTGCATTGAAGAGTTCAAGACTGGATATTAAAACGATAGCACATATCGCAAAAGCAAAGCCAAATTGGAGCATCGTTTTAGTTGGCCCTGAAGATGAGCAATTCAAGAGCAGCGATTTACATCGTCTGAAGAATGTTCATTTTATTGGATCAAGACCAATGGATAAATTACCAAATTATTTGCTTTCATTTGATGTTGCATTTAATCCGCAAGCATTAAACCCCTTAACCATTGGGAATTATCCCCGTAAAATTGATGAATATCTGGCAATGGGAAAAGCTGTAGTAGCGACAAAAACTGAAACCATGGAAGTTTTCAAAGATTATTGTTATTTAGCATCCGACAATGAAGAATATGTGCAACTAATCGAAAAGGCACTCGTTGAAAACAACAATGAAAGAACTCTGGCAAGAATCAAATTCGCAGAATCGCACAGTTGGGAAAATAATGTGAATGAAATTTATAGATCCATATTAAAAGTTGCACCAAACATTTAA
- a CDS encoding acyltransferase yields the protein MGLKEKIKASPKLKKLTIWALTPKNQPRPRLWVKLFVNPLVHKKGKGSRIRKRTRIDVLPWNNFSLGDYSTIEDFTTINNGVGDVIIGDRTRIGLGNTFIGPIKVGNDIMFAQNIVMSGLNHGYEDINLSIHDQPVTTAQITIEDEAWIGANSVIVAGITVGKHSIVAAGSVVTKDVPPYSIVAGNPAKLLKQYNPETQTWERV from the coding sequence ATGGGATTAAAAGAAAAAATAAAAGCGAGTCCAAAACTCAAAAAATTGACCATCTGGGCATTAACCCCAAAAAATCAACCCAGACCAAGATTATGGGTCAAACTTTTTGTCAACCCATTGGTACACAAAAAAGGCAAAGGTTCGCGTATCCGAAAGAGAACCCGGATTGATGTTCTGCCCTGGAACAATTTTAGTTTAGGCGATTATTCAACCATCGAGGATTTTACAACCATTAACAACGGTGTTGGTGATGTGATTATTGGTGACCGGACCAGAATAGGTTTAGGGAATACATTTATCGGTCCGATAAAGGTCGGCAACGATATCATGTTTGCACAGAATATTGTAATGTCGGGCTTAAATCACGGTTATGAAGACATTAACCTATCAATCCATGATCAACCTGTTACAACCGCTCAAATCACCATAGAAGATGAAGCATGGATCGGTGCTAATTCGGTTATTGTTGCCGGGATCACCGTCGGTAAGCACTCCATTGTTGCAGCAGGTAGTGTAGTAACTAAAGATGTACCTCCCTACTCCATTGTTGCCGGCAATCCGGCTAAATTATTAAAACAATATAATCCTGAAACACAAACCTGGGAAAGGGTTTAA
- a CDS encoding FkbM family methyltransferase, with amino-acid sequence MNSFAKLSYLNIFRKFFIFLKYLSDNLSNGEFRLAWISFKYLIVKRSNSTDTVIKSNNGLFHIRKNTIDFKLANSAYEYLVLKKFRSLLPLYNLFIDIGANIGTYSIIAAKNGVKCIAFEPVLTNYISLKKNIQLNRLEEFIEPMMIGLAEKASKARFNYDPLKPGASSIHPIKRTSEILEIELKVFDDLNCVSTETNKILIKIDVEGMELNVLKGMEKILSNKKDICLIIETKHSGDTEIKKMLNQFGDFKFENIDEFNMLATKSNN; translated from the coding sequence ATGAATTCGTTTGCAAAATTATCATATCTTAACATTTTCAGAAAGTTCTTTATTTTCTTGAAATATCTTTCGGATAATTTATCAAATGGTGAATTCCGATTAGCCTGGATTAGCTTTAAATACTTAATTGTAAAAAGATCCAATTCGACCGACACGGTTATTAAGTCAAATAACGGGTTATTTCATATTCGAAAAAACACCATCGATTTTAAGTTGGCGAACAGTGCTTATGAATATCTGGTCCTAAAAAAATTCAGATCACTGTTGCCTTTGTATAATCTTTTTATCGATATAGGGGCTAATATCGGAACATACAGTATTATTGCAGCCAAAAACGGAGTGAAATGTATCGCCTTTGAACCGGTGTTGACCAATTATATTTCATTGAAAAAAAACATACAATTAAATCGTTTGGAAGAATTTATCGAACCGATGATGATTGGTTTGGCAGAGAAAGCTTCGAAAGCAAGATTCAATTACGATCCGTTGAAGCCCGGTGCATCGAGTATTCATCCGATAAAAAGAACATCTGAAATTCTCGAAATTGAATTGAAGGTATTTGATGATTTGAATTGTGTATCAACTGAAACAAATAAAATATTGATTAAAATTGATGTGGAAGGAATGGAATTGAATGTTTTGAAAGGAATGGAAAAAATACTTAGCAATAAAAAAGACATTTGCCTCATTATCGAAACCAAACATTCAGGTGATACTGAAATTAAGAAGATGTTAAATCAATTTGGGGATTTCAAGTTTGAAAACATTGATGAATTTAATATGTTAGCTACTAAATCAAATAACTAA
- a CDS encoding glycosyltransferase family 2 protein, protein MMTLKIFFWISLFIVFYAYIGYGILLYFMIKIKRILKLGRKKIINPDYEPEVTLFVAAYNEKDYVYAKVKNSYELEYPHEKVRQVWVTDGSDDGTPDILRKYADKGVEVYHEDARGGKIGAMNRGVKFVKSPIVIFSDGNTMLGKESIRRIVNLFSDPKVGCVSGEKRIFQKDKDTAAGTEGIYWKYESLLKKWDAELYSVVGAAGELFAIRTELFQHVEKDTLLDDMIISLRVAMQGYTIQYDPEAYAIETASANVKEELKRKIRISAGGLQSIIRLKSLLNVFKYGLLSFQFISHRVLRWTLAPLSLPILLILNAIIIFQSGLFDFNRLFTWLFWAQIFFYVTALLGWYLENKKIKIKVFFIPYYFFIMNLSVFLGFRRFLKGQQSVNWERAKRGM, encoded by the coding sequence ATGATGACATTAAAAATATTTTTTTGGATTTCGCTGTTTATCGTATTTTATGCCTATATCGGCTATGGGATTTTACTTTATTTCATGATTAAAATAAAGCGGATTTTAAAATTAGGAAGAAAAAAAATAATCAATCCCGATTATGAACCGGAAGTCACTCTTTTCGTAGCAGCATATAATGAAAAGGATTATGTATATGCAAAAGTTAAAAATTCGTATGAGTTGGAATATCCACACGAAAAAGTTAGACAAGTTTGGGTAACAGACGGTTCGGATGATGGAACTCCCGACATTTTAAGAAAGTATGCGGATAAAGGAGTTGAAGTGTATCATGAAGATGCAAGAGGCGGAAAAATAGGCGCAATGAATCGAGGGGTTAAGTTTGTCAAGTCGCCGATTGTGATTTTTTCAGACGGAAATACCATGTTGGGCAAAGAATCCATTCGGCGAATTGTAAATTTGTTTAGTGATCCCAAAGTTGGCTGCGTTTCGGGCGAAAAAAGAATTTTCCAGAAAGACAAAGACACTGCTGCAGGAACAGAGGGCATTTATTGGAAATATGAATCATTATTAAAAAAATGGGATGCCGAATTATATTCAGTAGTCGGGGCAGCCGGTGAATTATTTGCAATACGCACGGAACTATTCCAACACGTTGAAAAAGACACTTTGCTCGATGATATGATTATTTCGCTTCGGGTAGCAATGCAGGGATATACCATTCAATACGACCCTGAAGCTTATGCCATTGAAACTGCATCAGCCAATGTTAAGGAGGAATTAAAGCGAAAAATCAGAATTTCTGCAGGAGGTCTGCAATCAATTATCAGATTGAAAAGCCTGTTAAATGTTTTTAAATACGGATTATTGTCTTTTCAATTTATTTCACATAGAGTATTACGATGGACACTCGCCCCTCTATCTTTACCAATCTTATTAATTTTAAATGCAATTATTATTTTTCAAAGTGGATTGTTTGATTTCAACCGGTTATTTACCTGGCTTTTTTGGGCACAAATATTTTTCTATGTCACCGCACTGCTCGGTTGGTATTTGGAAAATAAAAAAATCAAGATTAAAGTTTTTTTCATCCCGTATTATTTTTTTATAATGAATCTTTCGGTATTCCTTGGTTTCAGAAGATTTCTTAAAGGGCAGCAATCGGTTAATTGGGAACGTGCCAAACGAGGAATGTAA
- a CDS encoding right-handed parallel beta-helix repeat-containing protein: MRYINHPKIIYLRFYIFLSLIFSLGISLYGQSNNHLISRTTTVIDGGTYAPGDTICLLTGAGGLEGEGEYFLFRNIHGTSSKPIVIINSGGQVKIITSHNYGIKFQNCSYIKMSGAGHSNFKYGIKVSHVQNGAGLSIDNLSTDVELENLEISNTPIAGIYAKTEPSCDLTSVRGNFTMYNIKIHDCYLHDIGEEGMYIGSSKYTGQAIVGCDTLLPHVIEGVQIYNNIIENTGWDGIQVSSTTKNCAIYNNIIRNDSYKETQFQMSGILIGGGSSCDCYNNMIFDGKGDGIDILGFGNHKIYNNLIVRAGKSYQPSFLPTNPYYQKHGIWVGHVDTKANSEFLIYNNTIVSPKTYGLKLTNTQIGNYIIKNNIIVDPGAYSVLGESSFMNISDGIRYQTANNLLKGQISDIQFQNSSANNFDLKITSPAVNTGQNLSSFSYNLTFDILNRPRPYGNGYDIGAYESQESINGISDNIINGSISILQKVVPNPVNTSAAIKYDLPKAMRVNLYVVDELGRVIKTLVNEYQSPNTYQININKEMFNTGFYFLILECNLGRFSEKFIII, from the coding sequence ATGAGATATATTAATCATCCAAAGATTATTTATTTACGTTTTTATATCTTTTTATCTCTGATTTTTAGTTTGGGCATTTCCTTATATGGGCAATCCAATAATCATTTAATTAGCAGAACAACCACCGTTATTGATGGTGGAACTTATGCTCCCGGTGATACAATTTGCTTACTAACCGGAGCAGGCGGCCTAGAAGGTGAAGGTGAATATTTTTTGTTCAGAAATATACACGGAACAAGCAGTAAACCAATAGTTATCATCAATTCAGGTGGACAGGTTAAAATTATTACCTCGCATAACTATGGAATTAAATTTCAAAATTGTTCATACATAAAAATGAGCGGTGCCGGTCATTCAAATTTCAAATATGGCATCAAGGTTTCACATGTTCAAAACGGAGCAGGATTAAGCATCGACAATTTAAGCACGGATGTAGAGCTTGAAAATCTGGAAATTTCTAATACTCCGATTGCAGGGATTTATGCTAAAACTGAGCCCAGCTGCGATCTTACATCAGTTCGTGGCAATTTTACCATGTACAATATTAAAATTCATGATTGCTATTTGCATGATATCGGAGAAGAAGGTATGTATATTGGAAGTTCAAAATACACAGGGCAAGCAATTGTAGGTTGCGATACATTATTACCTCATGTAATCGAAGGGGTCCAGATATACAACAACATAATTGAAAATACCGGATGGGATGGGATCCAGGTTAGTTCGACCACAAAAAATTGTGCCATTTATAATAATATAATCAGAAATGATAGTTACAAAGAAACTCAGTTTCAGATGAGTGGAATTTTAATTGGAGGAGGAAGTAGTTGTGATTGTTATAATAATATGATATTCGACGGAAAGGGAGATGGTATTGATATTTTAGGATTCGGCAATCACAAAATTTATAATAATTTAATTGTTAGAGCCGGAAAATCCTATCAACCAAGCTTCCTTCCAACCAATCCTTATTATCAAAAACACGGAATCTGGGTTGGACATGTTGATACTAAAGCCAATTCTGAGTTTTTAATTTATAATAATACCATAGTTAGCCCTAAAACTTATGGATTAAAATTAACAAATACCCAGATAGGCAACTATATCATTAAAAACAATATCATTGTTGATCCGGGTGCTTATAGTGTTTTGGGAGAAAGTTCCTTTATGAATATTAGTGATGGAATCCGTTATCAAACAGCTAATAATTTGTTGAAAGGCCAAATTTCCGATATTCAATTTCAAAATTCATCTGCAAATAATTTTGATTTAAAAATTACTTCTCCGGCCGTAAATACCGGACAAAATCTGTCTTCTTTTTCTTATAATTTAACTTTTGATATACTTAATAGGCCAAGGCCATATGGTAACGGTTATGATATTGGGGCCTATGAAAGTCAGGAATCAATAAATGGAATAAGTGATAATATAATTAATGGTTCTATCTCAATATTACAAAAAGTTGTACCTAATCCTGTAAACACATCAGCAGCCATTAAATATGATTTACCAAAAGCCATGCGGGTGAATTTATATGTAGTGGATGAACTAGGTCGGGTTATTAAGACACTTGTTAATGAATATCAATCACCAAACACATATCAAATCAATATCAATAAAGAAATGTTCAATACAGGTTTTTATTTTTTAATCCTTGAATGTAATTTGGGAAGATTCAGTGAAAAATTTATAATTATTTAA
- a CDS encoding methyltransferase domain-containing protein: protein MKSAIKKYIPYALGKKLRGSWQIVQSIFYIGNKYYCPFCKSKLRKLLPGGFDLPVITEKRIIGAGRRNNCICPRCYSTDRDRLIYLYLTHFTDISTEHNKMLHVAPSGSLKALLSAIPNLEYQEGIKHHEGFYYSKDISIIDIRKLDIEDNTFNIIFCNHVLEHIPEDLQAMKELYRVLKPGGWALLQVPVSRVLRETYEDFSITDEREREDHFGQFDHVRIYGSDYPKRLETAGFTVEQINPSIRWDIPDIEKYAINTEETLYIAHKK from the coding sequence ATGAAATCAGCAATAAAAAAATATATTCCTTATGCTTTAGGCAAAAAACTTCGCGGAAGCTGGCAAATTGTACAATCTATTTTCTATATCGGAAATAAATACTACTGTCCTTTTTGCAAGAGTAAGCTACGCAAGCTATTACCGGGAGGATTTGACCTTCCTGTAATAACAGAAAAAAGAATCATCGGGGCCGGAAGAAGAAATAATTGTATCTGTCCAAGATGCTATTCAACCGATAGAGATCGATTGATTTATCTTTATTTAACTCATTTTACGGATATTAGTACTGAACACAATAAAATGCTGCATGTTGCACCATCTGGAAGTTTAAAAGCTCTTTTAAGTGCAATTCCCAACCTTGAATATCAGGAAGGAATTAAGCACCACGAAGGTTTTTATTATTCAAAAGATATATCCATCATTGATATTCGAAAACTCGATATTGAAGACAACACCTTCAACATTATATTTTGCAACCATGTTCTTGAGCATATTCCGGAAGATTTGCAAGCAATGAAAGAATTATATCGTGTACTTAAACCTGGAGGATGGGCCTTATTACAGGTACCTGTTTCGAGAGTATTAAGAGAAACTTATGAAGACTTTTCAATTACCGACGAGAGAGAAAGGGAAGATCATTTTGGACAATTTGACCATGTGAGAATTTATGGTTCTGATTACCCAAAACGTCTTGAAACAGCTGGTTTTACAGTTGAACAGATAAATCCAAGCATTAGATGGGATATTCCGGATATCGAAAAATATGCGATAAACACCGAAGAAACCTTATACATTGCCCATAAAAAATAG